DNA sequence from the Desulfovibrio sp. genome:
GAGGTCGTGTATTATGCATTGCAGCATTTGCACTGGAGACACCGGAGTTTCCGCATCCTGTTTGAGCAGACCCGCGCACTTTTGCAGCAATTCTTTGTGCCGGGCCACATGTTCGTCAACATCCGGGTATCCACTGCTGCGCAGCACCTTTTCTTCGTCATTAAAATGCTTTTCTACAATATGATACACGTCGTTAAACCGGGAATTGAAATCAAGAGCACCTCCCTCAGCGAGCACATGCTCAAGCAAGTTGTTCACAATGGAAATCAGCTCCATGTGCTGCCCGTCAAGCTCCGAATTGCCGGAAGCATACTCGCTGTTCCATAGCACCTTCAGTCCCCAGCTGTTCCCGTTGTGCATCTGGGCATACATCACTTCATCATCTGAACGGAATTTAACGCAGTTACGCCCTTCATGCTTTGCCAGATAGAGCTGTTCATCCGCGCGTTGCACAATCAGCTCGGGAGTAATGGATTGCTTGCAAAGGCACGACACTACCCCAACACTAACTGTCACCACACCGGCTACCTGGGATGCCGCATGGGGAATCCCGCACTGCATCACTGCCTTGCGTATGCGTTCGGCCAGGCTCACTGCGCCAAGAATATCGGTATCGGGCAACAGGCAGACAAATTCCTCTCCACCATACCGCGCTGCAAGATCCGTGGGGCGGTTAAGGCATTGCGCCACGGCTTGTGCAACAGCCTGAAGGCATTCATCACCCTTCACATGGCCATACGTGTCATTGTAATTTTTGAAAAAATCTATGTCCAACATGATGAGCGAAAGCGTTGCCCCAGAGCGGATGTGGCGATTGCGCTCATAGGCGAGCATGGCGTCAAAATGCCGCCTGTTGGAAATTTTTGTCAGGCCATCCTCGTTGGTCATGAGCTCAAGCTTGTGGTTGGATTCCGCGAGGGCTATTTCCGCGAGCTTGCGCTCCGTGATGTCTTCGTGCGCTACCACAACCATGCGCGGGCCGTCTCCGCAGAAAGGATTGACCCTGCCCAAAAACCAGCGCTTTTGCTCTGGCGAATGGCAGCCATATTCCATGGAGAACGTCTCAAGCTTGCCGTCAAGAACATCCCGAATGCCCTGGGCGAATGAATTGGCTTCCAGGGCGTTATCAACACACACGCCTTCGCAGACACGCAGATAATTTACCCCTTCGGAAACAAAATCCTGCGACATGCCATTTGCAACAGCAAAATCGCGCCAGGCCTGATTGACCAGCACAATCTCGCCTTCGGCGTTGATGAGGGCGATATTGGCGGAGAGACCGTTGAGCGTGGACTCCAAAAACTGCTTGGAAGAACGCAACTGGTCGGACAACCTCTGGCTCACCAACATAATGAGTCCTATTGTCCAAAAAGTGCTTGTGGTCATAAGAAGAAAATACGTTGCCGCCAAGGGGAAAGGGCTTGCAAATACGGCAAGCCACGGCCCGCCCCACCACGGAAGGACGGAAAAAGTAAAAAGCCACAACGTATTAAAAATAAATACGTATTTTAAAAATCTGGCAGGCAGCGCATGCTTACAGTTGCCACCAGCAACTGTAATGGCTGAAAATAACGAGAGGATGGAGCATGAAAAAGAAAGAAGCGTTCGCCGTAAAAATATACTACCTTCAATAAACGACAAATAACTCAGGGCAATCAACGACACAACAACTACAATGAGCACAGGTCGTAACAGTTTTTTATTTTCCACAAATTCCGCAAGGCCAATGTATATACACAAAAAGCAAAGCAAAAACGAAGCGGTATAAACAAATATTGCAATACTGGCTACTAAATCGACATCTCTGAACGAGTTCATGAAAAATCCAAAAACCATCAGCACGCTGCCTGCTATCCACCACTGAATCCCTTGCCCGCCCTTATTGATCCGATACTGGAGTATAAAGGCGACAAGCTGGGTGCCGCAGCACAAACCATAGCAAACAACTAAAGTTTTTATATCAATAAAATCAGCCATCTTACTGACACTCGCGATTGAGGGCTCATCGGCTTCGGTTCGCTTACATCAACACAGGGCTGACTGATTGTAAACAGCATAGTGCGACACGCAGATGTAACGCACACAACATTGAGCC
Encoded proteins:
- a CDS encoding diguanylate cyclase — encoded protein: MADFIDIKTLVVCYGLCCGTQLVAFILQYRINKGGQGIQWWIAGSVLMVFGFFMNSFRDVDLVASIAIFVYTASFLLCFLCIYIGLAEFVENKKLLRPVLIVVVVSLIALSYLSFIEGSIFLRRTLLSFSCSILSLFSAITVAGGNCKHALPARFLKYVFIFNTLWLFTFSVLPWWGGPWLAVFASPFPLAATYFLLMTTSTFWTIGLIMLVSQRLSDQLRSSKQFLESTLNGLSANIALINAEGEIVLVNQAWRDFAVANGMSQDFVSEGVNYLRVCEGVCVDNALEANSFAQGIRDVLDGKLETFSMEYGCHSPEQKRWFLGRVNPFCGDGPRMVVVAHEDITERKLAEIALAESNHKLELMTNEDGLTKISNRRHFDAMLAYERNRHIRSGATLSLIMLDIDFFKNYNDTYGHVKGDECLQAVAQAVAQCLNRPTDLAARYGGEEFVCLLPDTDILGAVSLAERIRKAVMQCGIPHAASQVAGVVTVSVGVVSCLCKQSITPELIVQRADEQLYLAKHEGRNCVKFRSDDEVMYAQMHNGNSWGLKVLWNSEYASGNSELDGQHMELISIVNNLLEHVLAEGGALDFNSRFNDVYHIVEKHFNDEEKVLRSSGYPDVDEHVARHKELLQKCAGLLKQDAETPVSPVQMLQCIIHDLVLKHMVKEDGKYFAFLKGIETPVRPRESVETS